A single region of the Mangifera indica cultivar Alphonso unplaced genomic scaffold, CATAS_Mindica_2.1 Un_0030, whole genome shotgun sequence genome encodes:
- the LOC123206282 gene encoding LIMR family protein At5g01460-like — MGDFNLALVIVAIVVCILVFIFNVYLLVNYQHPDDANQAYFPKFVVVLGLSIAVISILMLPADVANRQACKQAIYNGACNLTLPMKSLWLAIYIVDAVLVFFVIPFAMFYYEGDQDKSVGKRIKSALLWVITTAIVCALLLGILYGLVGKVDFTVRHLSSTTTNFPSTWDFSSGQQCIGSGASQCAAYTAPPSSEKTWTMRTTFPEYVVALATIVGSVLFAIFGGVGIACLPLGLIFSFIRRPKAVITRSQYIKEATELGKKARELKKAASELHQEERSGSKGRKWRKNVKAVEKELLQLEEDVKLLEEMYPQGEKAETSWALTVLGYLAKLVLGIIGLIVSVAWIAHIVIYLLINPPLNPFLNEVFIKLDDIWGLLGTAAFAFFCFYLLLAVIAGAMMLGLRLVFITIHPMKWGATLMNSFLFNVGLILLCSISVIQFCSTAFGYYAQATAAQEIFGHTLQSLRGIRYLYKYNVFQIGFIVLAGLTFIYYAAFGWKRRKPSGRFQLSS; from the exons ATGGGCGATTTTAACCTCGCTCTGGTGATCGTAGCTATTGTGGTGTGCATTCTTGTTTTCATCTTCAATGTGTACCTTCTGGTCAATTACCAGCACCCCGACGATGCCAACCAGGCGTATTTTCCCAAATTTGTCGTCGTTTTGGGACTCAGTATTGCCGTTATTTCCATTCTGATGTTACCGGCTGATGTAGCCAACCGGCAGGCGTGCAAGCAAGCAATTTACAATGGTGCGTGTAATCTGACCCTGCCGATGAAGAGTCTGTGGCTCGCTATTTATATTGTGGATGCCGTGCTCGTGTTCTTTGTTATCCCCTTCGCCATGTTTTACTACGAAGGCGACCAGGATAA GAGTGTTGGGAAAAGGATTAAGAGCGCGTTGTTATGGGTGATAACGACGGCTATTGTTTGTGCTCTTTTGCTTGGGATTTTGTATG GCCTGGTTGGGAAGGTGGACTTCACTGTTAGACACCTGTCTTCGACCACAACAAATTTTCCAAGTACTTGGGATTTCTCTAGTGGTCAACAATGTATTGGAAGTGGTGCATCTCAG TGTGCAGCATATACTGCACCGCCTTCATCAGAAAAAACGTGGACGATGCGAACTACCTTTCCAGAATATGTTGTTGCTCTTGCTACAATTGTTGGGTCTGTCCTCTTTGCG ATCTTTGGTGGTGTTGGCATTGCTTGTTTGCCACTAGGACTTATCTTTTCATTCATCCGACGTCCTAAGGCTGTTATCACCCGCTCTCAGTATATCAAG GAAGCAACTGAGCTGGGTAAGAAAGCTAGGGAACTGAAGAAAGCTGCTAGTGAGCTTCATCAGGAAGAAAGAAGTGGTTCTAAGGGTAGAAAATGGAGGAAAAATGTTAAGGCTGTAGAGAAG GAGTTGCTTCAGCTTGAAGAAGATGTGAAGCTATTAGAAGAGATGTATCCACAAGGAGAAAAG GCCGAGACTTCCTGGGCCTTGACTGTTCTTGGTTACTTGGCAAAACTTGTGCTGGGAATCATAGG GTTGATTGTTTCAGTGGCTTGGATTGCTCATATTGTCATATATCTATTGATAAACCCACCTCTGAATCCTTTCCTAAATGAGGTTTTCATCAAACTGGATGACATATGGG GACTTCTTGGTACTGCAGCTTTTGCATTTTTCTGTTTCTACCTTCTACTTGCTGTGATCGCGGGAGCAATGATGCTGGGTCTGAGATTAGTTTTCATTACGATTCATCCCATGAa GTGGGGAGCCACACTAATGaactcttttcttttcaatgtgGGTCTCATTCTCCTCTGCTCTATAAG TGTTATTCAATTCTGTTCGACTGCATTTGGATACTATGCTCAAGCAACCGCTGCTCAGGAAATATTTGGCCACACGTTGCAGTCTCTTCGAGGAATTAGATATTTATACAA ATATAACGTGTTCCAAATTGGTTTTATTGTGCTAGCTGGTTTGACCTTCATCTATTATGCTGCCTTT ggatggaaaagaagaaaacccaGCGGCAGGTTCCAATTATCCAGTTAA